In the Bacteroidota bacterium genome, one interval contains:
- a CDS encoding response regulator — MKNKQKINIFFVDDDLIYLKMLENNLKHSRHYSSNIHTFTSGEECLKNMNIKPDVVVLDYFLNGTNPKAINGIQTMQEIKKLSPETKVVILSGQDKIDIAVTSVKEGAFDYVSKSESAFVRTQNAINNIVHAKKLKDEAKDQRLWLRLTASVFLITVLVFLTLSFIYNP, encoded by the coding sequence ATGAAAAACAAACAAAAAATAAATATCTTTTTTGTGGATGATGATCTCATCTATTTAAAAATGTTGGAGAACAATTTAAAACATTCCAGGCATTATTCCAGTAACATCCATACATTTACCTCTGGAGAGGAATGCCTGAAGAACATGAACATTAAACCTGATGTTGTTGTGCTGGATTATTTTCTTAATGGAACAAATCCTAAAGCAATTAATGGTATACAAACAATGCAGGAAATTAAAAAGTTAAGCCCGGAAACCAAGGTGGTTATTTTATCAGGACAAGACAAGATTGATATTGCAGTAACATCGGTTAAAGAAGGGGCTTTCGATTATGTATCTAAAAGCGAAAGCGCATTTGTACGTACACAAAACGCAATAAATAATATTGTACATGCAAAAAAGCTTAAAGACGAAGCAAAGGATCAAAGGTTATGGTTAAGATTAACTGCAAGTGTTTTTTTAATTACAGTTCTTGTTTTCTTAACCTTGAGTTTCATTTACAATCCTTAA